The following are encoded together in the Corticium candelabrum chromosome 1, ooCorCand1.1, whole genome shotgun sequence genome:
- the LOC134187677 gene encoding uncharacterized protein LOC134187677, producing the protein MDEVDTVVSYREKYKGAKRKMKWLVYEHECFKEELRKSQQTLLQVSREKSYLLDRLISYENLPDSSSEDEVTALSSEEGEGALEIRQGDSPIPTEVKPKKPCLEVVAESTGHHQEVTVPPLTIKLGHASGGRHGSKMFVSSAGVSEAEANPPTVTPTPKALTSEMLKAIPSSISSSPSKSSSVVPQLITKQHKPSGIKSLPAAPRLLQSIPGSASRLPSHLTGGIHTKLVTQAGMGQLSSPSPTSTVSPSGIQKMAGSALGMRRIVIGGLHAGNPTVSSDPKRGIGKDLMSPQGAGRINWGEKS; encoded by the exons ATGGATGAAGTGGATACCGTTGTTTCGTATAGGGAGAAATACAAGGGTGCTAAGAGAAAGATGAAGTGGTTAGTATAT GAGCACGAGTGTTTCAAGGAAGAACTGAGAAAATCGCAGCAAACTTTGCTGCAAGTTTCTAGAGAAAAGAG CTATTTATTGGACAGACTTATCAGCTATGAGAATCTTCCTGACTCGTCTTCAG AGGATGAAGTCACAGCATTGTCTTCAGAAGAGGGCGAGGGAGCTCTAGAG ATAAGACAAGGCGACTCACCTATACCCACTGAAGTGAA ACCTAAGAAACCGTGTTTGGAAGTAGTAGCTGAATCTACTGGTCATCATCAAGAGGTGACTGTCCCTCCACTTACCATCAAACTAGGTCATGCGTCTGGTGGTAGACATGGCAGTAAGATGTTTGTGTCATCAGCTGGTGTTAGTGAAGCAGAAGCTAATCCACCTACTGTAACACCTACTCCTAAAGCACTCACATCAGAAATGCTGAAAGCTATTCCCTCTTCTATCTCATCTTCTCCGAGTAAATCCAGTTCGGTTGTACCTCAACTAATCACCAAGCAACACAAACCGTCAGGAATCAAGTCACTTCCTGCTGCACCTCGACTGCTTCAATCTATCCCTGGCAGTGCTAGTCGATTGCCATCACATTTAACAGGTGGCATCCACACCAAGCTTGTCACTCAGGCAGGAATGGGTCAGTTATCTTCGCCTTCGCCTACTTCTACAGTTAGTCCTTCTGGGATACAAAAAATGGCTGGAAGTGCACTGGGAATGCGAAGAATTGTAATTGGTGGGTTACATGCAGGAAATCCTACTGTTTCAAGTGATCCAAAAAGAGGGATAGGAAAAGATTTGATGTCACCTCAAGGTGCAGGGAGAATAAACTGGGGGGAGAAAAGTTGA
- the LOC134185415 gene encoding activin receptor type-1C-like has translation MTTNETLRLVAPESVGAGVRREVCAAALVGEGESKHMAFSLISSIILLLVTVANTSNGLDCVCSDCHSTPNCSVSADGRCFVAFSRDDRMSRGCVAAHTVLWHCNPISGNSAPITRCCNDYDFCNRDVVVDRSMIMSSGTDRALVDFASTSSAYKSDDFTAATEVEKKSKSRHDQQLTIILAVVLGAVGIALLLGVLYVVIAFNRRCSRRHNVESSKCTSKVSFHLTVEVDQLIEQSFSSGSGAGAPHLSQKTISRHLRLVDTIGKGRFGEVWKAEWQKQAVAVKIFHSREEESWLREVDLYQIPMLRHENILGFIAADLFSTGSQTQLWLITDYHDNGSVYDYLQVNIIDLPLLHKMVLSTASGVAHLHTEILGVKGKPAIAHRDLKSRNILMKKDGSCVVADLGLAVKEETVLQVTAQMLKSGTRRYMAPEVLDESINSEEFDSFRKADVYSLGLILWEMTTRCQTNRITPREYMPPYGSVVTGNPSCDDMLFIVCVQGVRPPTPVDWETDSEFRVYSKLINECWSGNSAARLTAARIKKTLLQISETELSE, from the exons ATGACAACCAATGAGACTCTCCGGTTAGTCGCGCCAGAAAGTGTTGGCGCAGGTGTACGGCGTGAAGTGTGCGCAGCTGCGCTAGTAGGAGAAGGCGAGAGCAAGCATATGGCGTTTTCTTTGATTTCCTCGATCATATTACTGTTGGTAACAGTAGCAAACACAAGTAACG GTCTCGATTGCGTTTGCTCGGACTGCCATTCGACGCCAAATTGCAGTGTCTCTGCGGATGGACGCTGTTTCGTCGCTTTTTCGCGAGACGATAGGATGTCTAGGGGCTGTGTCGCCGCTCACACGGTCTTGTGGCACTGCAATCCAATCAGTGGCAATTCTGCACCTATTACGCGGTGCTGCAACGACTACGACTTTTGCAACAGGGATGTGGTTGTAGATAGGTCGATGATAATGAGCAGTGGAACCGATCGGGCACTTGTCGATTTCGCGTCCACTAGTTCTGCTTACAAATCCGACGACTTTACGGCCGCTACTGAAGTAGAAAAGAAATCGAAGTCTCGACACGACCAACAGCTGACTATCATTTTGGCGGTCGTTCTAGGCGCCGTAGGCATCGCATTACTTTTGGGTGTCCTTTATGTGGTCATCGCATTCAATAGAAGATGCTCTCGGAGACACAACGTGGAAAGCAGCAAGTGTACGTCAAAAGTTTCGTTTCACTTGACGGTCGAAGTCGATCAGCTCATAGAGCAGTCGTTCTCTTCCGGCAGTGGTGCTGGAGCTCCTCATCTATCTCAGAAGACAATATCTCGACATCTGCGTCTTGTCGATACGATCGGTAAAGGAAGGTTTGGTGAAGTTTGGAAGGCCGAGTGGCAGAAGCAAGCAGTCGCAGTGAAGATATTTCATTCCAGAGAAGAAGAATCGTGGCTGAGAGAGGTCGATCTCTACCAG ATACCGATGTTGAGACACGAAAATATTCTTGGCTTCATTGCTGCCGATCTCTTTAGCACAGGGTCTCAGACACAATTATGGCTCATCACCGACTACCACGATAATGGATCTGTCTATGACTACCTTCAAGTCAATATTATTGACTTGCCATTGCTGCACAAAATGGTGCTATCAACTGCGAGTGGCGTTGCTCACCTTCATACGGAAATTCTAGGCGTTAAGGGCAAACCAGCGATCGCTCATAGAGATTTGAAGTCTAGAAATATTTTGATGAAGAAAGATGGTTCTTGCGTCGTAGCCGATCTCGGGTTAGCAGTGAAAGAGGAGACTGTATTGCAAGTCACTGCACAGATGCTCAAGTCTGGAACGCGACGTTACATGGCTCCAGAGGTTTTAGATGAGTCGATCAACAGTGAAGAGTTTGATTCGTTTCGAAAGGCGGACGTGTATTCTCTGGGATTGATATTATGGGAGATGACCACTAGATgccaaacaaaca GAATAACTCCTCGAGAGTACATGCCCCCTTATGGATCAGTTGTTACTGGGAACCCGTCATGTGACGACatgttatttattgtttgtgtacaaGGCGTGCGACCACCTACACCAGTTGACTGGGAAACAGATTCA GAATTCCGAGTGTACAGCAAGTTGATTAACGAATGTTGGAGTGGCAACAGTGCTGCACGACTCACTGCAGCTCGAATCAAGAAAACCCTCCTGCAGATCAGTGAAACTGAACTGAGTGAATAG